One genomic region from Bos javanicus breed banteng chromosome 14, ARS-OSU_banteng_1.0, whole genome shotgun sequence encodes:
- the RECQL4 gene encoding ATP-dependent DNA helicase Q4 gives MERLRDVRELLQAWERAFRRQSGRRPGKEDVEAAPEETRALYREYRSLKKALGQAGGVEPHGSGQSLPVAAEQMLEPSCWGHHLNRAATQSPHPPSRWSPQESAQDYGKRLKANLKGSLQARSTLGRIPRLAQRSSSKIPSPEPSGTAAAPISPENVNEVLPQPPRPQLRPGRLQQLRASLSLRLGSLDPDWLQRCHNRTPDFLEVPRTCQPGLGAEDSQLLTPVVESVLSPSAGPEVPLQDPEAPALPAAAVSAGKCQPVDRQGKKRRQSGELEGRLAETQQGTDQAGPLPEGAGAAGPAEDCPDQPVKAQPPGRTPASRSAIQDRGNYVRLNMKQRRYVRGRALRGRLLRKQAWKQKWQKKGECFGGGQPRAPAQDSCSQHGQLSQWASRCPQPEPLLVPQKDVKVADGAQTQPTLQEASLRTGAACCQVSAGEEDAEPGAPELLVPTGQSVSRMPRPPLSVPPLYPPGPSGQVADTPAEVFQALEQLGHHAFYPGQERVVMRVLSGMSTLLVLPTGAGKSLCYQLPALLYFRRSPCLTLVISPLTSLMDDQLSGLPPGLKGACIHSGMTKKQRDSALQKARAARVQVLMLSPEALVGAGASTLLSQLPPVAFACLDEAHCLSQWSHNFRPCYLRVCQTLRDQMGVHCFLGLTATATRSTALDVAWHLGVTEESVLRGPATIPDNLHLSVSSDRDPDQALVTLLRSDRFRALGSVIIYCHRREDTERVAALLRTCLCDAQDPGPHGRALEAVAEAYHAGLCSRERRRVQRAFMEGRLRMVVATVAFGMGLDRPDVRAVLHLGLPPSFETYVQAVGRAGRDGQPAHCHLFLRPQGQDLRELRRHVHANAVDFFAVKRLVQRVFPPCACARQPPEQEGSRSEEGHLAGAPVAASAQDSGQPSVPHTPRCPGHERVLPVQPTVQALDMPEEAIETLLCYLELHPRRWLKLLAPTYARCHLRWPGGPTQLQALARRCPPLALCLAQQHPDTKQGCSSVELDLVELADSTGWELGPVRRALLQLQWDPEPGTGVPQGTGVLVEFRETAFRLHSPGDLTAQERDQICDFLHSRVQAREREALANLHHTFRAFHSVAFPSCGPCLEQPAWERSSRLKALLSHYFEEESEQPGGLETEDDPELGQDRLQDWEDQIRRDIRQLLSSWPEQRFSGRAVARVFHGIGSPCYPAQVFGRDRRFWRKYLHLSFPALMHLATQELLLWGR, from the exons ATGGAGCGGCTGCGGGACGTGCGGGAGCTGCTGCAGGCGTGGGAGCGCGCATTTCGGCGGCAGAGCGGGCGGCGGCCGGGCAAG GAAGACGTGGAAGCGGCGCCCGAGGAGACCCGCG CGCTGTACCGAGAGTACCGCTCCCTGAAGAAAGCTCTGGGCCAGGCCGGTGGCGTCGAGCCTCACGGCTCGGGGCAGTCGCTTCCCGTGGCGGCCGAGCAG ATGTTGGAGCCCAGTTGCTGGGGGCACCACTTGAATCGGGCTGCTACCCAGAGTCCCCATCCTCCCTCAAGGTGGAGCCCTCAGGAGTCTGCGCAGGATTATGGGAAGAGGCTTAAGGCCAACCTAAAGGGCAGTCTGCAG GCTAGGTCAACCCTGGGCCGGATACCCCGGCTTGCACAAAGATCCTCCTCCAAGATCCCTTCACCGGAGCCATCAGGCACAGCAGCTGCCCCCATCTCTCCAGAAAATGTCAATGAAGTGCTCCCTCAGCCTCCCAGGCCCCAGCTGAGGCCAGGCCGGCTCCAGCAGCTGAGGGCATCCCTGAGCCTGCGACTGGGCTCCCTCGACCCTGATTGGCTGCAGCGGTGTCACAACAGGACCCCAGATTTTCTGGAGGTTCCCAGGACCTGCCAGCCTGGCCTGGGTGCAGAGGATTCACAGCTTCTGACTCCAGTTGTTGAGTCTGTCCTTAGCCCCAGCGCTGGTCCTGAGGTGCCTTTGCAGGACCCAGAGGCTCCAGCCCTACCAGCAGCTGCTGTCAGTGCAGGGAAGTGTCAGCCTGTTGACCGTCAAGGCAAGAAGCGGAGACAGAGTGGGGAATTGGAGGGAAGGCTTGCAGAGACCCAGCAGGGCACTGACCAAGCAGGACCCCTGCCTGAGGGAGCTGGGGCTGCAGGGCCTGCAGAAGACTGTCCAGATCAGCCTGTGAAAGCACAGCCCCCAGGCAGGACCCCAGCCTCCAG ATCTGCCATCCAGGACAGGGGGAACTATGTGCGGCTCAACATGAAGCAGCGACGCTATGTGCGGGGCCGGGCCCTGCGGGGCAGGCTCCTTCGCAAGCAG GCATGGAAGCAGAAGTGGCAGAAAAAAGGGGAGTGTTTTGGGGGTGGTCAGCCCAGAGCCCCAGCCCAGGATTCTTGCTCCCAGCATGGGCAGCTCAGCCAATGGGCGTCCCGATGCCCTCAGCCCG AACCTCTCCTGGTCCCTCAGAAGGATGTCAAGGTTGCAGATGGTGCACAGACCCAGCCCACCTTACAGGAAGCATCCCTGAGGACAGGTGCGGCCTGCTGCCAAGTCTCTG CAGGTGAAGAAGACGCTGAGCCTGGGGCACCTGAGCTGCTGGTGCCCACGGGGCAGTCTGTGTCCAGAATGCCCCGTCCACCTCTTTCCGTGCCTCCACTCTACCCACCGGGGCCCTCGGGTCAGGTGGCAG ACACACCGGCTGAGGTGTTTCAGGCCCTGGAGCAACTGGGGCACCACGCCTTCTACCCCGGGCAGGAGCGTGTGGTCATGCGGGTCCTGTCTG GCATGTCCACCCTGCTGGTGCTGCCCACGGGGGCTGGCAAGTCCCTGTGCTACCAGCTCCCAGCGCTGCTCTACTTCCGGCGAAGCCCCTGCCTCACCCTGGTCATCTCTCCTCTCACGTCACTCATGGATGACCAG CTCTCTGGCCTGCCCCCCGGCTTGAAGGGGGCCTGCATTCACTCAGGGATGACCAAGAAGCAGAGGGACTCTGCCCTGCAGAAG GCTCGTGCGGCCCGCGTGCAGGTGCTGATGCTGTCCCCAGAGGCACTGGTCGGGGCCGGGGCCAGCACCCTCCTCTCTCAGCTGCCGCCGGTCGCCTTTGCCTGCCTCGATGAGGCCCACTGCCTCTCTCAGTGGTCCCACAACTTCCGGCCTTGTTACTTGCGTGTCTGTCAG ACGCTGCGGGACCAGATGGGCGTCCACTGCTTCCTGGGCCTTACAGCCACGGCCACACGCAGCACTGCCCTCGACGTGGCCTGGCACCTGGGCGTGACCGAGGAGTCTGTGCTCAGAGGGCCAGCTACCATTCCTGACAACCTGCACCTCTCCGTGTCCTCGGACAGGGACCCGGACCAG GCGCTGGTGACACTGCTGCGGAGTGACCGTTTCCGGGCTCTGGGCTCCGTCATCATCTACTGCCACAGGCGAGAGGACACAGAGCGTGTCGCCGCCCTGCTGCGCACCTGCCTGTGTGATGCCCAGGATCCGGGGCCCCACG GCCGAGCGCTGGAGGCCGTGGCCGAGGCCTACCATGCTGGCCTGTGCAGCCGAGAGCGGCGGCGGGTGCAGCGGGCCTTCATGGAGGGCCGGCTGCGCATGGTGGTGGCCACGGTGGCCTTCGGGATGGGGCTGGACCGGCCGGACGTGCGGGCGGTGTTGCACCTGGGGCTGCCCCCCAGCTTTGAGACCTACGTGCAGGCAGTGGGTCGTGCAGGGCGTGACGGGCAGCCGGCACACTGCCACCTCTTCCTCCGGCCCCAG GGCCAGGACCTGCGGGAGCTACGCAGACACGTGCACGCCAACGCCGTGGATTTCTTTGCTGTGAAGAGGCTGGTGCAGCGTGTGTTCCCTCCCTGTGCTTGTGCCCGGCAGCCCCCAGAGCAGGAGGGCAGCAGGAGCGAGGAAGGGCACTTGGCCGGGGCCCCTGTAGCTGCGAGTGCCCAGGATTCTGGCCAGCCCAGCGTCCCACACACACCCCGGTGCCCAGGCCATGAGCGGGTGCTCCCAGTGCAGCCAACCGTTCAGGCCCTGGACATGCCGGAGGAGG CCATTGAGACGCTGCTGTGCTACCTGGAGCTGCACCCACGGCGCTGGCTGAAGCTGCTGGCACCCACCTATGCCCGCTGCCACCTGCGCTGGCCTGGGGGCCCCACCCAGCTCCAGGCCCTGGCCCGCAG GTGCCCCCCACTGGCTCTGTGCTTGGCCCAGCAGCACCCCGACACGAAGCAGGgatgcagttctgtggagttggATCTGGTTGAGCTGGCGGACTCTACGGGCTGGGAGCTGGGCCCTGTGCGGCGAGCTCTCCTCCAGCTGCAGTGGGACCCAGAGCCCGGGACAG GTGTGCCCCAGGGCACTGGGGTGCTGGTGGAGTTCAGGGAGACGGCCTTCCGCCTGCACAGCCCAGGGGACCTGACGGCCCAGGAGAGGGACCAGATTTGCGACTTCCTGCACAGCCGTGTGCAGGCCCGAGAGCGAGAGGCCCTGGCCAACCTGCACCACACTTTCCGGGCTTTTCACAG CGTGGCCTTCCCTAGCTGCGGGCCATGCCTGGAGCAGCCCGCCTGGGAGCGCAGCAGCAGGCTCAAGGCCTTGCTCAGTCACTACTTTGAAGAAGAGTCAGAACAGCCAGGGGgcctggagacagaggatgaCCCCGAGCTGGGACAGGACAGG CTCCAGGACTGGGAAGACCAGATCCGCCGGGACATCCGCCAGCTCCTGTCCTCCTGGCCAGAGCAGCGGTTCTCAGGCAGGGCTGTGGCCCGCGTCTTCCATGGCATCG GGAGTCCCTGCTATCCGGCCCAGGTGTTTGGGCGGGACCGGCGCTTCTGGAGGAAGTACCTGCACCTGAGCTTCCCTGCCCTCATGCACCTGGCCACACAGGAGCTCCTGCTGTGGGGCCGCTGA
- the MFSD3 gene encoding major facilitator superfamily domain-containing protein 3 isoform X1, protein MAMLGKLLPLAGLYLVQGLPYGLQSGLLPVLLRARGLSLTRVGLAKALYAPWLFKLVWAPLVDKWGSSRGWLALSTAALGLLCGLLATLPPAGPGGAALPVPVAALLLLLNLAAAVQDVALDMLAVRLLEPAELGPGNTVQVVAYKLGAALASGGLLALLPALSWTLLFLLLAATYWLAAAAAWVAPALRQLPVPPPSAHPRPSLRLQQDLLAVPGTLWTAGFVLTYKLGEQGASGLFPLLLLDGGISTAELGLWNGVGAVLCSIAGSSLGGVLLARCWQPLPLLRSVLWFRLGGLAYQTALLFQLNSPRTNPVPGTVLRGEGWATGGRSLGSWALLTHTLPGATLLSLCLQHLLGGLVTTTTFTMMMRCSQLAPSALQATHYSLLATLELLGKLLVGTLAGALADSLGPRLCFSLFLALSATPILYLGFAPSALA, encoded by the exons ATGGCCATGCTCGGGAAGCTGCTGCCCCTAGCTGGTCTCTACCTGGTGCAGGGCCTGCCCTACGGCCTGCAGTCAGGCCTGCTGCCCGTGCTGCTGCGCGCCCGCGGCCTTTCCCTGACGCGCGTGGGGCTGGCCAAGGCACTGTACGCGCCGTGGCTGTTCAAGCTCGTTTGGGCCCCGCTGGTAGACAAGTGGGGCTCCTCAAGGGGCTGGCTGGCGCTCAGCACGGCTGCCCTGGGCCTGCTGTGCGGGCTGCTGGCAACCCTGCCTCCTGCCGGCCCTGGCGGGGCCGCGCTGCCTGTCCCGGTGGCGgcgctgctcctgctgctgaaTCTGGCTGCGGCCGTGCAGGACGTGGCCCTGGACATGCTGGCCGTGCGGCTCCTGGAGCCAGCCGAGCTGGGGCCCGGCAACACCGTGCAGGTGGTTGCTTACAAGCTGGGGGCCGCGCTGGCCAGCGGCGGGCTGCTGGCTCTCCTGCCCGCGCTCTCCTGGACGCTGCTCTTCCTGCTCCTGGCCGCCACCTACTGGCTGGCTGCGGCCGCGGCCTGGGTGGCGCCCGCCCTGCGACAGCTGCCTGTACCCCCGCCCTCAGCGCACCCCCGCCCCAGCCTGCGCCTTCAGCAGGACTTGCTGGCCGTGCCTGGGACCCTGTGGACAGCGGGCTTCGTGCTCACCTACAAACTGG GTGAGCAGGGTGCCAGCGGCCTGTTCCCACTGCTCTTGCTGGACGGTGGCATCTCCACTGCAGAGCTGGGGCTGTGGAACGGTGTGGGTGCTGTGCTCTGCTCCATTGCCGGCtcatccctgggtggggtcctgctaGCCAGGTGTTG GCAGCCACTGCCCCTCCTGAGGTCAGTGCTTTGGTTCCGTCTTGGGGGCCTGGCCTACCAGACTGCCCTGCTCTTTCAGCTGAACAGCCCCAGAACCAACCCTGTCCCTGGCACAGTCCTGAGAGGTGAGGGGTGGGCCACAGgggggaggagcctggggtcctgGGCCCTGCTGACCCACACCCTCCCAGGGGCAACCCTGCTGAGCCTGTGTCTGCAGCACCTCCTGGGGGGCTTGGTCACAACCACCACCTTCACCATGATGATGCGCTGCAGTCAGCTGGCACCCAGTGCCCTGCAG GCCACACACTACAGTCTCCTGGCCACTCTGGAGCTGCTGGGGAAGCTGCTGGTGGGCACGCTGGCAGGAGCCCTGGCTGATAGCCTGGGGCCAcgcctctgcttctctctcttcttaGCTCTCTCAGCCACCCCCATCCTGTACCTGGGCTTTGCGCCCAGTGCCCTGGCCTGA
- the MFSD3 gene encoding major facilitator superfamily domain-containing protein 3 isoform X2, whose translation MAMLGKLLPLAGLYLVQGLPYGLQSGLLPVLLRARGLSLTRVGLAKALYAPWLFKLVWAPLVDKWGSSRGWLALSTAALGLLCGLLATLPPAGPGGAALPVPVAALLLLLNLAAAVQDVALDMLAVRLLEPAELGPGNTVQVVAYKLGAALASGGLLALLPALSWTLLFLLLAATYWLAAAAAWVAPALRQLPVPPPSAHPRPSLRLQQDLLAVPGTLWTAGFVLTYKLGEQGASGLFPLLLLDGGISTAELGLWNGVGAVLCSIAGSSLGGVLLARCWQPLPLLRSVLWFRLGGLAYQTALLFQLNSPRTNPVPGTVLRGATLLSLCLQHLLGGLVTTTTFTMMMRCSQLAPSALQATHYSLLATLELLGKLLVGTLAGALADSLGPRLCFSLFLALSATPILYLGFAPSALA comes from the exons ATGGCCATGCTCGGGAAGCTGCTGCCCCTAGCTGGTCTCTACCTGGTGCAGGGCCTGCCCTACGGCCTGCAGTCAGGCCTGCTGCCCGTGCTGCTGCGCGCCCGCGGCCTTTCCCTGACGCGCGTGGGGCTGGCCAAGGCACTGTACGCGCCGTGGCTGTTCAAGCTCGTTTGGGCCCCGCTGGTAGACAAGTGGGGCTCCTCAAGGGGCTGGCTGGCGCTCAGCACGGCTGCCCTGGGCCTGCTGTGCGGGCTGCTGGCAACCCTGCCTCCTGCCGGCCCTGGCGGGGCCGCGCTGCCTGTCCCGGTGGCGgcgctgctcctgctgctgaaTCTGGCTGCGGCCGTGCAGGACGTGGCCCTGGACATGCTGGCCGTGCGGCTCCTGGAGCCAGCCGAGCTGGGGCCCGGCAACACCGTGCAGGTGGTTGCTTACAAGCTGGGGGCCGCGCTGGCCAGCGGCGGGCTGCTGGCTCTCCTGCCCGCGCTCTCCTGGACGCTGCTCTTCCTGCTCCTGGCCGCCACCTACTGGCTGGCTGCGGCCGCGGCCTGGGTGGCGCCCGCCCTGCGACAGCTGCCTGTACCCCCGCCCTCAGCGCACCCCCGCCCCAGCCTGCGCCTTCAGCAGGACTTGCTGGCCGTGCCTGGGACCCTGTGGACAGCGGGCTTCGTGCTCACCTACAAACTGG GTGAGCAGGGTGCCAGCGGCCTGTTCCCACTGCTCTTGCTGGACGGTGGCATCTCCACTGCAGAGCTGGGGCTGTGGAACGGTGTGGGTGCTGTGCTCTGCTCCATTGCCGGCtcatccctgggtggggtcctgctaGCCAGGTGTTG GCAGCCACTGCCCCTCCTGAGGTCAGTGCTTTGGTTCCGTCTTGGGGGCCTGGCCTACCAGACTGCCCTGCTCTTTCAGCTGAACAGCCCCAGAACCAACCCTGTCCCTGGCACAGTCCTGAGAG GGGCAACCCTGCTGAGCCTGTGTCTGCAGCACCTCCTGGGGGGCTTGGTCACAACCACCACCTTCACCATGATGATGCGCTGCAGTCAGCTGGCACCCAGTGCCCTGCAG GCCACACACTACAGTCTCCTGGCCACTCTGGAGCTGCTGGGGAAGCTGCTGGTGGGCACGCTGGCAGGAGCCCTGGCTGATAGCCTGGGGCCAcgcctctgcttctctctcttcttaGCTCTCTCAGCCACCCCCATCCTGTACCTGGGCTTTGCGCCCAGTGCCCTGGCCTGA
- the MFSD3 gene encoding major facilitator superfamily domain-containing protein 3 isoform X3, with translation MAMLGKLLPLAGLYLVQGLPYGLQSGLLPVLLRARGLSLTRVGLAKALYAPWLFKLVWAPLVDKWGSSRGWLALSTAALGLLCGLLATLPPAGPGGAALPVPVAALLLLLNLAAAVQDVALDMLAVRLLEPAELGPGNTVQVVAYKLGAALASGGLLALLPALSWTLLFLLLAATYWLAAAAAWVAPALRQLPVPPPSAHPRPSLRLQQDLLAVPGTLWTAGFVLTYKLGEQGASGLFPLLLLDGGISTAELGLWNGVGAVLCSIAGSSLGGVLLARCWGNPAEPVSAAPPGGLGHNHHLHHDDALQSAGTQCPAGHTLQSPGHSGAAGEAAGGHAGRSPG, from the exons ATGGCCATGCTCGGGAAGCTGCTGCCCCTAGCTGGTCTCTACCTGGTGCAGGGCCTGCCCTACGGCCTGCAGTCAGGCCTGCTGCCCGTGCTGCTGCGCGCCCGCGGCCTTTCCCTGACGCGCGTGGGGCTGGCCAAGGCACTGTACGCGCCGTGGCTGTTCAAGCTCGTTTGGGCCCCGCTGGTAGACAAGTGGGGCTCCTCAAGGGGCTGGCTGGCGCTCAGCACGGCTGCCCTGGGCCTGCTGTGCGGGCTGCTGGCAACCCTGCCTCCTGCCGGCCCTGGCGGGGCCGCGCTGCCTGTCCCGGTGGCGgcgctgctcctgctgctgaaTCTGGCTGCGGCCGTGCAGGACGTGGCCCTGGACATGCTGGCCGTGCGGCTCCTGGAGCCAGCCGAGCTGGGGCCCGGCAACACCGTGCAGGTGGTTGCTTACAAGCTGGGGGCCGCGCTGGCCAGCGGCGGGCTGCTGGCTCTCCTGCCCGCGCTCTCCTGGACGCTGCTCTTCCTGCTCCTGGCCGCCACCTACTGGCTGGCTGCGGCCGCGGCCTGGGTGGCGCCCGCCCTGCGACAGCTGCCTGTACCCCCGCCCTCAGCGCACCCCCGCCCCAGCCTGCGCCTTCAGCAGGACTTGCTGGCCGTGCCTGGGACCCTGTGGACAGCGGGCTTCGTGCTCACCTACAAACTGG GTGAGCAGGGTGCCAGCGGCCTGTTCCCACTGCTCTTGCTGGACGGTGGCATCTCCACTGCAGAGCTGGGGCTGTGGAACGGTGTGGGTGCTGTGCTCTGCTCCATTGCCGGCtcatccctgggtggggtcctgctaGCCAGGTGTTG GGGCAACCCTGCTGAGCCTGTGTCTGCAGCACCTCCTGGGGGGCTTGGTCACAACCACCACCTTCACCATGATGATGCGCTGCAGTCAGCTGGCACCCAGTGCCCTGCAG GCCACACACTACAGTCTCCTGGCCACTCTGGAGCTGCTGGGGAAGCTGCTGGTGGGCACGCTGGCAGGAGCCCTGGCTGA